The Tripterygium wilfordii isolate XIE 37 chromosome 4, ASM1340144v1, whole genome shotgun sequence genome has a window encoding:
- the LOC119997372 gene encoding chalcone synthase-like produces the protein MATCRAQGVASILAIGTANPPNCFYQADYPDFYFGITQSEHMTQLKEKFKRICEKTTIIKRYMYLNEDIIRENPSIATSNAPSLDSRQEILVPEVPKLGKEAAVKAIKEWGKPISRITHLIFCTSSGIIMPGADFRLTQLLGLNPSVKRFMLYQSGCFAGAASLRLAKDIAENNVGSRILIVCSENMVTSFHAPSETHLDILVGSAIFSDGAAAVIVGADPVLDSEHPLFELVSASQTIIPDSEDGIIGEVREIGMKYYLSKGLSEIIARKIQQCMVENFTPLGINDWNSLFYIVHPGGPAVLRVVEENLGLSKGKLKASWHVLQEYGNMWSAGVLFVLDEIRKKSMKEGKPTTGEGLNLGALFGFGPGVTVETVVLRSVAIDSPFSSIA, from the exons ATGGCAACATGTCGAGCTCAGGGTGTAGCTTCAATTTTAGCCATCGGCACAGCAAATCCACCCAACTGTTTCTACCAGGCCGATTATCCTGACTTTTACTTTGGAATCACCCAAAGCGAACACATGACACAGTTGAAAGAAAAGTTCAAACGCATTT GtgaaaaaacaacaataataaaacgTTACATGTACCTCAATGAAGATATTATCAGAGAGAACCCGAGCATAGCTACAAGCAACGCCCCATCCTTGGATTCGCGTCAAGAAATTCTAGTTCCTGAAGTACCAAAATTAGGAAAAGAAGCTGCAGTTAAAGCAATCAAAGAATGGGGGAAGCCAATCTCCAGAATCACACACCTTATTTTCTGCACTTCATCAGGAATAATCATGCCTGGTGCGGACTTTCGACTTACTCAACTCCTCGGGCTTAACCCATCGGTTAAACGGTTCATGTTGTATCAATCAGGCTGTTTTGCTGGTGCTGCCTCGCTTCGGCTAGCGAAGGACATTGCAGAAAACAATGTTGGTTCACGCATTCTTATCGTGTGCTCTGAAAACATGGTTACATCTTTTCATGCACCATCCGAGACCCATTTGGACATACTAGTGGGATCCGCTATATTTTCTGACGGGGCGGCCGCGGTGATTGTAGGTGCTGATCCTGTTCTTGACAGTGAGCATCCGTTGTTTGAACTTGTGTCCGCGTCACAGACAATTATCCCAGATTCGGAGGATGGGATAATAGGAGAAGTTCGTGAAATAGGGATGAAATATTACTTGTCTAAGGGGTTATCCGAAATCATCGCTCGTAAGATCCAGCAATGTATGGTTGAAAACTTTACTCCATTAGGCATCAATGATTGGAATTCATTGTTCTACATTGTGCACCCTGGAGGGCCAGCCGTTCTTAGAGTCGTGGAAGAGAATCTCGGCCTGAGCAAAGGAAAATTGAAGGCGAGTTGGCATGTGCTACAGGAGTATGGAAACATGTGGAGTGCCGGTGTGCTGTTTGTTCTTGATGAAATCAGGAAAAAATCAATGAAAGAAGGAAAGCCCACCACTGGAGAAGGGTTGAACTTGGGTGCTTTGTTCGGGTTCGGACCAGGTGTTACCGTAGAGACCGTTGTGCTGCGCAGCGTCGCCATTGATTCCCCTTTCTCGAGCATTGCATAG
- the LOC119996082 gene encoding putative receptor-like protein kinase At4g00960 isoform X1, translated as MKNHIQFLFLSHILFIIISSCSAASCYDTGNFTSNSTYANNRYQILSSLASNVSSNGGFFTTSIGLEPNKIYALGLCRGDSNTESCFGCVNSTSQELMAECPNQKEALSWGGDPECLVRYANHSFFGILKFDPSDAGYNNSDISSDFSDFAQIWDVLMDRMIDRASSGTSKLKYATGEARVNNLLFQDIYALVQCTPDLSPTDCSNCQRANIAHYQWFDSPRQGGYVFRPNCIFRWGSYRFYNASASPPPVNVNGLADDGSIEPGTIAAIVVPTITLFAFVVAITCIILKRRRKKRDQEVEIADEVDSAKSLQFDFATIRIATDNFSAANKLGQGGFGAVYKGKLPDGQLVAVKRLSRHSNQGEVEFKNEVLMTKLQHRNLVRLLGFCFAGNERLLIYEFVPNSSLDHFIFDQTNPTILNWEIRYRIIWGIARGLLYLHEDSRLRIIHRDLKASNILLDEEMNPKISDFGMARLFAMDQIQDNTNRVVGTFGYMAPEYVLHGHFSAKSDVYSFGVLVLEIISGRKISHSVYGEEAEDLLTYAWKNWNGGTALKLADSILSVGSRSDEMMRCINIGLLCVQENVSRRPTMASVVQMLSSSKVSLAAPLRPAFFRGTSVVSEASTSLTKTNQSKSEASITELVPR; from the exons ATGAAAAACCATATACAGTTCTTGTTTCTTTCTCACATTCTTTTTATAATCATCAGTTCTTGCTCTGCCGCCAGCTGCTATGACACAGGAAACTTCACAAGTAATAGTACTTACGCCAATAATCGCTACCAAATCCTGTCTTCTCTGGCTTCAAATGTCTCTTCTAATGGCGGTTTCTTCACCACCAGCATCGGCCTAGAACCCAACAAAATATACGCTCTCGGGCTTTGCAGAGGAGACTCAAACACAGAGTCTTGTTTCGGCTGTGTCAACTCCACCAGTCAAGAACTAATGGCAGAATGTCCAAACCAGAAAGAAGCACTTTCATGGGGAGGTGATCCTGAATGTCTTGTACGCTACGCAAACCACTCGTTTTTTGGAATACTGAAGTTTGATCCTAGTGATGCTGGCTATAACAACAGCGACATTAGTTCTGACTTTTCGGATTTTGCTCAGATATGGGATGTTTTGATGGATAGGATGATTGACAGAGCTTCAAGTGGCACTTCCAAGCTTAAGTATGCAACAGGGGAAGCGAGGgtgaataatttattatttcagGACATATATGCACTGGTGCAGTGTACTCCGGATCTGTCTCCGACTGACTGCAGCAATTGCCAGAGAGCTAACATAGCTCACTATCAATGGTTCGACTCCCCAAGGCAAGGAGGTTATGTTTTCAGACCTAACTGTATTTTCCGGTGGGGTTCGTATCGCTTTTACAATGCTTCGGCTTCTCCTCCTCCAGTCAATGTAAATG GTTTGGCAGATGATGGAAGCATTGAACCTGGAACGATTGCAGCCATTGTTGTTCCTACAATTACCCTCTTTGCATTTGTTGTTGCTATCACTTGCATCATTCTGAAGCGACGACGAAAGAAACGCGATCAGGAGGTTGAGA TTGCGGATGAGGTTGATAGTGCGAAATCCTTGCAATTTGACTTCGCAACTATAAGAATTGCTACTGATAACTTTTCTGCTGCAAATAAGCTTGGACAAGGTGGATTTGGAGCTGTTTACAAG GGCAAACTTCCTGATGGACAACTTGTAGCAGTGAAGAGGCTATCGAGACATTCGAATCAAGGAGAAGTAGAATTCAAGAATGAGGTGTTAATGACTAAGCTTCAACACAGGAACCTGGTCAGGCTTCTGGGTTTCTGCTTTGCAGGAAATGAAAGGCTTCTCATATATGAGTTCGTACCCAATTCGAGCCTCGATCACTTCATATTcg ATCAAACAAATCCTACCATACTCAATTGGGAGATTCGTTACAGAATCATCTGGGGCATTGCTCGTGGACTTCTTTACCTTCACGAGGATTCTCGTCTACGAATTATTCATCGTGATCTAAAAGCGTCCAATATTTTGTTGGATGAAGAAATGAATCCGAAAATTTCAGATTTTGGAATGGCAAGATTGTTTGCAATGGATCAAATTCAAGACAATACTAACAGAGTCGTGGGGACCTT TGGATATATGGCTCCTGAGTATGTATTGCATGGACACTTCTCTGCTAAATCCGATGTTTACAGCTTCGGGGTATTGGTTTTAGAAATCATCAGCGGTCGAAAGATCAGTCATTCAGTATACGGGGAAGAGGCCGAGGATCTCCTGACCTAT GCCTGGAAAAACTGGAATGGAGGGACGGCTTTAAAGTTGGCGGATTCGATACTGAGCGTGGGTTCCAGAAGTGATGAGATGATGAGGTGTATAAACATTGGGCTACTCTGTGTTCAAGAGAATGTAAGCAGGAGACCAACCATGGCTTCAGTTGTTCAAATGCTGAGTAGCTCTAAAGTTTCCCTTGCAGCACCACTAAGACCTGCATTTTTCAGAGGCACAAGTGTGGTGTCTGAGGCTTCAACGTCGctaacaaagacaaatcaatcCAAAAGTGAGGCTTCTATTACTGAGTTAGTACCTCGCTAA
- the LOC119996082 gene encoding putative receptor-like protein kinase At4g00960 isoform X2, with protein MKNHIQFLFLSHILFIIISSCSAASCYDTGNFTSNSTYANNRYQILSSLASNVSSNGGFFTTSIGLEPNKIYALGLCRGDSNTESCFGCVNSTSQELMAECPNQKEALSWGGDPECLVRYANHSFFGILKFDPSDAGYNNSDISSDFSDFAQIWDVLMDRMIDRASSGTSKLKYATGEARVNNLLFQDIYALVQCTPDLSPTDCSNCQRANIAHYQWFDSPRQGGYVFRPNCIFRWGSYRFYNASASPPPVNVNDDGSIEPGTIAAIVVPTITLFAFVVAITCIILKRRRKKRDQEVEIADEVDSAKSLQFDFATIRIATDNFSAANKLGQGGFGAVYKGKLPDGQLVAVKRLSRHSNQGEVEFKNEVLMTKLQHRNLVRLLGFCFAGNERLLIYEFVPNSSLDHFIFDQTNPTILNWEIRYRIIWGIARGLLYLHEDSRLRIIHRDLKASNILLDEEMNPKISDFGMARLFAMDQIQDNTNRVVGTFGYMAPEYVLHGHFSAKSDVYSFGVLVLEIISGRKISHSVYGEEAEDLLTYAWKNWNGGTALKLADSILSVGSRSDEMMRCINIGLLCVQENVSRRPTMASVVQMLSSSKVSLAAPLRPAFFRGTSVVSEASTSLTKTNQSKSEASITELVPR; from the exons ATGAAAAACCATATACAGTTCTTGTTTCTTTCTCACATTCTTTTTATAATCATCAGTTCTTGCTCTGCCGCCAGCTGCTATGACACAGGAAACTTCACAAGTAATAGTACTTACGCCAATAATCGCTACCAAATCCTGTCTTCTCTGGCTTCAAATGTCTCTTCTAATGGCGGTTTCTTCACCACCAGCATCGGCCTAGAACCCAACAAAATATACGCTCTCGGGCTTTGCAGAGGAGACTCAAACACAGAGTCTTGTTTCGGCTGTGTCAACTCCACCAGTCAAGAACTAATGGCAGAATGTCCAAACCAGAAAGAAGCACTTTCATGGGGAGGTGATCCTGAATGTCTTGTACGCTACGCAAACCACTCGTTTTTTGGAATACTGAAGTTTGATCCTAGTGATGCTGGCTATAACAACAGCGACATTAGTTCTGACTTTTCGGATTTTGCTCAGATATGGGATGTTTTGATGGATAGGATGATTGACAGAGCTTCAAGTGGCACTTCCAAGCTTAAGTATGCAACAGGGGAAGCGAGGgtgaataatttattatttcagGACATATATGCACTGGTGCAGTGTACTCCGGATCTGTCTCCGACTGACTGCAGCAATTGCCAGAGAGCTAACATAGCTCACTATCAATGGTTCGACTCCCCAAGGCAAGGAGGTTATGTTTTCAGACCTAACTGTATTTTCCGGTGGGGTTCGTATCGCTTTTACAATGCTTCGGCTTCTCCTCCTCCAGTCAATGTAAATG ATGATGGAAGCATTGAACCTGGAACGATTGCAGCCATTGTTGTTCCTACAATTACCCTCTTTGCATTTGTTGTTGCTATCACTTGCATCATTCTGAAGCGACGACGAAAGAAACGCGATCAGGAGGTTGAGA TTGCGGATGAGGTTGATAGTGCGAAATCCTTGCAATTTGACTTCGCAACTATAAGAATTGCTACTGATAACTTTTCTGCTGCAAATAAGCTTGGACAAGGTGGATTTGGAGCTGTTTACAAG GGCAAACTTCCTGATGGACAACTTGTAGCAGTGAAGAGGCTATCGAGACATTCGAATCAAGGAGAAGTAGAATTCAAGAATGAGGTGTTAATGACTAAGCTTCAACACAGGAACCTGGTCAGGCTTCTGGGTTTCTGCTTTGCAGGAAATGAAAGGCTTCTCATATATGAGTTCGTACCCAATTCGAGCCTCGATCACTTCATATTcg ATCAAACAAATCCTACCATACTCAATTGGGAGATTCGTTACAGAATCATCTGGGGCATTGCTCGTGGACTTCTTTACCTTCACGAGGATTCTCGTCTACGAATTATTCATCGTGATCTAAAAGCGTCCAATATTTTGTTGGATGAAGAAATGAATCCGAAAATTTCAGATTTTGGAATGGCAAGATTGTTTGCAATGGATCAAATTCAAGACAATACTAACAGAGTCGTGGGGACCTT TGGATATATGGCTCCTGAGTATGTATTGCATGGACACTTCTCTGCTAAATCCGATGTTTACAGCTTCGGGGTATTGGTTTTAGAAATCATCAGCGGTCGAAAGATCAGTCATTCAGTATACGGGGAAGAGGCCGAGGATCTCCTGACCTAT GCCTGGAAAAACTGGAATGGAGGGACGGCTTTAAAGTTGGCGGATTCGATACTGAGCGTGGGTTCCAGAAGTGATGAGATGATGAGGTGTATAAACATTGGGCTACTCTGTGTTCAAGAGAATGTAAGCAGGAGACCAACCATGGCTTCAGTTGTTCAAATGCTGAGTAGCTCTAAAGTTTCCCTTGCAGCACCACTAAGACCTGCATTTTTCAGAGGCACAAGTGTGGTGTCTGAGGCTTCAACGTCGctaacaaagacaaatcaatcCAAAAGTGAGGCTTCTATTACTGAGTTAGTACCTCGCTAA
- the LOC119996019 gene encoding probable calcium-binding protein CML44 yields the protein MCSTLNPNDLQRIFRKLDKNSDGLVSLEELNWVLERIGVQFRVQELESIVGKTSLNWDEFLFFYDSLCKNTETVEAEEEKEEEGDLLKAFKVFDLNGDGFISSDELENVLSRLGLWDEESGKDCRSMICEYDTNSDGVIDFEEFKNMMLHTFS from the coding sequence ATGTGTTCTACACTAAACCCAAATGACTTGCAGAGGATTTTCAGAAAGCTTGACAAAAACAGTGATGGGCTCGTGAGTCTTGAGGAGCTGAATTGGGTTTTGGAGAGAATCGGAGTGCAATTCAGGGTTCAAGAGCTGGAGTCGATTGTTGGAAAGACAAGCCTCAACTGGGATGAATTCTTGTTCTTCTACGACTCTTTATGTAAGAATACTGAAACAGTTGAGGCagaggaggagaaggaagaagaaggtgaTCTTTTGAAGGCATTCAAGGTATTCGATTTGAACGGCGACGGATTCATCTCCAGCGATGAACTAGAAAACGTGCTGTCAAGATTGGGATTGTGGGATGAAGAGAGTGGGAAGGATTGTAGGAGTATGATTTGTGAATATGATACCAATTCTGATGGTGTTATTGATTTTGAGGAATTCAAGAACATGATGTTGcacaccttttcttga
- the LOC119997558 gene encoding uncharacterized protein LOC119997558 yields MPGRSNMTRTAKRHFPSLESGVAELAGVAGSRNGKVLGWWPSTRQGNSQRKRKSTMDLQSQIQCAIFSYVYQRAWTPILDLFSRWGYLSSENHLCCLHFLLCLPRYTLSLSASSKPSSLPICSRKI; encoded by the exons ATGCCAGGCAG ATCTAACATGACACGAACCGCAAAGCGACATTTTCCTTCGCTGGAGAGTGGAGTGGCAGAGCTGGCTGGAGTCGCTGGAAGCCGGAATGGGAAAGTCCTGGGTTGGTGGCCTTCAACACGCCAGGGTAACTCGCAACGTAAACGGAAATCGACCATGGACCTCCAAAGTCAAATCCAATG TGCAATTTTCTCCTATGTTTATCAGCGTGCTTGGACTCCCATACTAGATTTATTCTCAAGGTGGGGCTATCTTTCCTCCGAAAATCATCTTTGTTGCCTTCACTTCCTGTTATGCTTGCCTCGATATACTCTTAGTTTGTCTGCATCATCAAAGCCCTCATCGTTGCCCATTTGCTCTCGCAAAATCTGA
- the LOC119996018 gene encoding BTB/POZ domain-containing protein At4g08455-like, producing the protein MLSRRSPSSRVEPQSKTVGERRMKCVSCREEYGAHDAGTCKECYEEASETEEELKQEIDDLKAKVAFLRFDNHHHKPSFTDVVLVASDDSSTSVPVSVPAHKAVLMSRSPVFKAMLETEMEGSRSGTIKISGMSYDALRAFVNYLYTAEAGLDEQTAYDIFVLAEKYQVKHLKAYCEKFLVSKLNWDNSVRSYAFAQQHNAKLVLDAALSMITDDMVKLTKREEYVELVEKDPRLVVKIYEAYLAKQFNTAAHMDSSSKSVG; encoded by the exons ATGCTATCACGCCGGTCTCCGTCGAGTCGGGTCGAACCGCAGAGCAAGACGGTGGGGGAGAGGAGGATGAAGTGCGTATCGTGCAGAGAGGAGTACGGGGCACACGACGCCGGCACGTGCAAGGAGTGTTACGAGGAAGCGAGCGAGACGGAGGAGGAGCTGAAACAGGAGATCGATGATCTCAAGGCCAAAGTGGCCTTCTTGCGCTTCGATAACCACCACCATAAGCCTTCGTTTACCGATGTCGTTTTGGTCGCCTCCGATGACTCCTCCACCAGTGTTCCCGTGTCCGTCCCGGCTCACAAGGCCGTCTTG ATGAGCCGTTCCCCAGTATTTAAAGCAATGCTTGAAACCGAGATGGAGGGAAGCCGGAGTGGCACGATTAAGATTAGTGGAATGTCTTATGATGCGCTTCGTGCATTTGTGAATTACTTGTACACTGCCGAAGCAGGCCTTGATGAGCAGACAGCCTATGACATATTCGTGTTGGCGGAAAAATACCAAGTGAAGCATCTCAAGGCTTATTGTGAGAAGTTCCTTGTATCCAAATTGAATTGGGACAATTCAGTGAGGAGTTATGCCTTTGCGCAGCAGCACAACGCGAAGCTTGTGCTTGATGCTGCATTGTCGATGATCACCGATGATATGGTCAAGCTTACGAAGAGAGAAGAGTATGTGGAGCTTGTGGAGAAGGATCCCCGGCTTGTGGTGAAAATCTATGAAGCCTATCTCGCCAAACAATTCAATACTGCCGCACACATGGATTCTTCCTCAAAGTCAGTAGGATAG
- the LOC119997371 gene encoding PHD finger protein EHD3-like, with protein sequence MDVDGGTSGEDGKHCVDGVQLKREATNNGFGHDAGDGSSGASDVFLTYKRRRHGKSNSGSKLPEGRTALAEAASQFADQSHWRNAVPVLQKMYKSLRDTGAVQDCIRDTLSFHQGIDSATMAKEYDTCTGGRLKRSSQMGSTSNGTQYVAKEHTGVLSNGSTNAIDHRSCPEMCMNAFSDILVSEKFNSLCKLLVENFQGVKGDSLFNLSLINSRMKEGAYEQKPELFSVDVQQVWRQLEMIGTEMSSLAKSLSDLSVAYCNEHIRKSGAKLEQTEAIYKVCICRFCGTTADGRDCLVCDSCEEMYHVSCIEPAVKEVPPKSWYCSVCTGKGIGSPHENCELCERLSASLVNQVADDISPRSQRFKEFDENSNVTSEDGHRQLKGNEECKICRSKLENGDEFRICDHALCDYKYYHTRCLTIKQLKSHCPHWYCPSCLCRICLTDKDDDQIVLCDACDEAYHTYCMSPPRSSIPKGKWFCVKCHSQIQQIRRVRRAYEKLQNKAKDEEGKMALENSENEPSENGQTESDKCGVGMDMLLNAANTLNYEEKVPAVRM encoded by the exons ATGGATGTTGATGGGGGTACAAGTGGGGAGGATGGTAAGCATTGCGTTGATGGAGTACAGTTAAAGCGTGAAGCCACAAACAATGGGTTTGGGCATGATGCCGGTGATGGGAGTTCGGGTGCAAGTGATGTATTTCTAACTTATAAGAGGCGAAGACATGGAAAGTCGAATTCAGGGAGCAAACTCCCAGAGGGCAGGACAGCTTTGGCTGAGGCTGCTAGTCAATTTGCTGACCAG AGTCATTGGAGGAATGCTGTACCAGTACTACAGAAGATGTATAAGTCATTACGTGATACCGGTGCTGTACAGGATTGCATTAGAGATACACTTTCGTTTCACCAAGGAATAGATTCTGCAACCATGGCTAAG GAATATGATACTTGTACTGGAGGTAGGCTTAAAAGATCTTCACAAATGGGATCAACTTCTAATGGAACTCAATATGTGGCTAAAGAGCACACTGGTGTTTTATCAAACGGATCTACAAATGCAATAGATCATCGTTCATGCCCTGAGATGTGTATGAATGCTTTTTCTGATATCCTCGTATCAGAAAAGTTCAATTCACTTTGTAAGCTACTGGTTGAGAATTTTCAGGGAGTGAAGGGGGATAGTCTTTTTAATCTAAGCCTCATAAATTCAAGGATGAAGGAGGGAGCTTATGAGCAAAAACCTGAGCTTTTCTCAGTTGATGTTCAGCAG GTATGGAGGCAACTTGAGATGATTGGGACTGAAATGAGTTCTCTTGCAAAGAGCCTTTCAGATTTGTCAGTTGCTTACTGCAATGAACAT ATTCGCAAGTCTGGTGCCAAACTAGAGCAAACAGAAGCTATATACAAAGTCTGCATTTGTAGGTTCTGTGGGACTACCGCAGATGGGAGGGATTGTTTAGTATGTGATTCATGTGAGGAAATGTACCATGTTTCCTGCATTGAGCCTGCTGTCAAGGAGGTTCCTCCAAAAAGTTGGTATTGCTCTGTCTGCACAGGAAAGGGTATTGGATCCCCCCATGAGAACTGTGAACTGTGTGAGAGGCTAAGTGCTTCTTTAGTTAATCAAGTTGCTGATGACATTAGTCCGAGAAGTCAGAGATTTAAGGAATTTGATGAGAATTCAAATGTTACCTCAGAGGATGGACATCGACAGTTAAAAGGAAACGAGGAATGTAAAATTTGTCGAAGTAAGTTAGAAAATGGTGATGAGTTCAGAATATGTGATCATGCCTTGTGTGACTATAAGTATTACCATACGAGGTGTCTGACAATCAAGCAGTTGAAATCACACTGTCCCCATTGGTATTGCCCTTCTTGTCTGTGTAGGATTTGCCTCACTGATAAGGATGATGATCAGATTGTTCTATGTGATGCCTGTGATGAAGCATACCATACTTATTGCATGAGTCCTCCACGCTCATCTATACCAAAAGGGAAATGGTTTTGTGTAAAATGTCATTCTCAAATCCAGCAAATACGCAGAGTAAGAAGAGCATATGAGAAACTTCAAAATAAGGCGAAGGATGAAGAGGGTAAAATGGCACTTGAGAATTCTGAAAATGAACCAAGTGAGAATGGTCAAACAGAATCGGATAAATGTGGAGTTGGAATGGACATGCTTCTAAACGCAGCCAATACTCTGAATTATGAGGAAAAGGTTCCTGCTGTTCGTATGTAG